One part of the Candidatus Aquiluna sp. UB-MaderosW2red genome encodes these proteins:
- a CDS encoding LysE family translocator produces the protein MALDTWIIYALAALGLSLTPGPNGLLVLTHGALYGAKRTLATILGGSLGFTLVIGLSMFGLGAFLVAAPDLIIWLKLAGGLYLIWLGVQVWRAPAMRVGKVQEATSLSPFALFRQGLLAASSNPKGILFFVAFLPQFVVPERSLLAQFAIMALTFVVIEFGYEFLVAFFADRLQPLLAKAGKRFNRFFGGVFIVIGVLLPLR, from the coding sequence ATGGCGCTTGATACCTGGATTATTTATGCACTAGCAGCACTTGGGTTATCTCTTACTCCGGGGCCCAATGGTCTTTTGGTGCTTACTCACGGAGCGCTCTACGGGGCCAAAAGAACCTTGGCGACAATATTGGGTGGCTCGCTCGGCTTCACTTTGGTGATTGGGCTTTCGATGTTCGGGCTCGGAGCCTTTTTGGTGGCGGCACCGGATCTGATCATTTGGCTCAAGTTGGCTGGTGGGCTGTATTTGATTTGGCTTGGGGTTCAGGTTTGGCGAGCCCCTGCGATGCGGGTGGGTAAGGTCCAAGAGGCTACTTCGCTGTCCCCTTTCGCCCTTTTTAGACAGGGGTTATTGGCTGCTAGCTCTAACCCCAAGGGGATCTTATTCTTTGTCGCATTCTTACCGCAGTTCGTGGTGCCGGAGCGGTCTTTACTGGCTCAATTTGCCATTATGGCGCTGACATTTGTGGTGATTGAGTTCGGTTATGAGTTTTTGGTTGCCTTCTTCGCCGATCGGCTGCAGCCACTTTTGGCCAAGGCCGGCAAGAGATTTAATCGTTTTTTCGGCGGAGTATTCATCGTTATCGGGGTATTGTTACCGCTTCGTTAG
- a CDS encoding D-isomer specific 2-hydroxyacid dehydrogenase family protein: protein MKTEIALEPRRVPAYQEAIESVGAVVVPLSAAIEAMVWTDYADPAGLKQVLANNPQLKWVQLPFAGVDAFHEVLQHSIVFTSAKRSYSEPVAEHALALCLALGRIIPERVREKSWGRQFADSLFDEEVLIIGGGGIAEQLVQLLAPFRSEVTVIRKHPDAPFVPGFQGRVLGFDQFQTELAKAKFVVLACALTFETQHLFDSRAFKLMRADSYLVNVARGMVINQDDLVDALNNGEIAAAAVDVTYPEPLPEEHAMWGLDNLLITPHSADTLEIVTRLFSQRLRENVSAWLDGSELIGVVDKKLGY from the coding sequence ATGAAGACTGAGATTGCTTTAGAACCGAGGCGGGTCCCCGCGTATCAAGAGGCTATTGAGTCTGTTGGTGCGGTGGTGGTGCCCTTGAGCGCAGCCATCGAGGCCATGGTTTGGACCGACTACGCAGATCCTGCGGGGCTAAAACAAGTTTTAGCAAATAACCCACAGCTCAAGTGGGTGCAGTTGCCCTTTGCCGGGGTGGATGCTTTTCACGAGGTATTGCAGCACTCAATCGTTTTCACCAGCGCCAAGCGCTCATACTCTGAACCGGTTGCTGAGCACGCGCTAGCTCTTTGTTTGGCCCTTGGTCGAATCATTCCAGAGCGTGTGAGGGAGAAGTCTTGGGGCAGACAATTCGCTGACTCATTATTTGACGAAGAGGTTTTGATTATCGGTGGCGGCGGAATTGCCGAGCAGCTGGTTCAGCTGCTGGCGCCCTTTAGGTCTGAAGTCACAGTGATCCGTAAGCACCCGGATGCCCCTTTTGTCCCGGGTTTTCAAGGAAGGGTGCTGGGCTTTGACCAGTTCCAAACCGAATTGGCAAAGGCGAAGTTTGTGGTGTTGGCCTGTGCTCTAACCTTCGAGACTCAGCACTTATTTGATTCAAGGGCCTTCAAGTTGATGCGCGCGGATTCGTATTTGGTCAATGTGGCAAGGGGCATGGTGATCAACCAGGATGACCTGGTTGATGCTCTGAATAATGGTGAGATTGCTGCCGCTGCAGTTGATGTGACATACCCTGAGCCGCTTCCTGAGGAGCACGCGATGTGGGGTTTGGATAATCTTTTGATCACCCCACACTCTGCTGACACTCTGGAGATTGTGACCAGGTTGTTCTCGCAGCGCTTGCGCGAAAATGTGAGCGCCTGGCTAGATGGCTCGGAGCTTATTGGCGTGGTTGATAAGAAGCTTGGTTATTAG
- a CDS encoding LysE family translocator: MLTLSLIFAAATFGFVTAITPGPNNTILLATSVNHGFRKALPYLAGISFGLMGMITLVGLGLNLVFATVPVIYQAIKYLGFGYILYLAISLIRSGYQPIDKETKVIGFFQSVSLQFVNPKVWVVVPSFMAGYIPAGASFQITATLAAVFLISKIPGALAWAGFGQLLRNFLMDPKKRKAFNWVAGVLLVASMVPVLFLR, translated from the coding sequence GTGCTAACCCTGAGTTTGATATTTGCCGCAGCGACCTTCGGGTTTGTCACAGCCATCACCCCCGGGCCAAACAACACGATATTGCTTGCCACCAGCGTGAACCACGGCTTCAGAAAAGCCTTGCCATATCTAGCTGGCATTAGCTTTGGCCTGATGGGCATGATCACGCTGGTTGGTCTTGGCCTCAATCTGGTGTTCGCAACCGTTCCCGTAATTTATCAAGCCATCAAATATTTGGGCTTTGGCTACATTCTCTACCTTGCCATTTCGCTTATTCGCTCGGGCTATCAACCAATCGATAAAGAAACCAAGGTGATTGGTTTTTTCCAATCAGTCAGTCTGCAGTTTGTAAACCCAAAGGTCTGGGTGGTAGTCCCGAGCTTTATGGCAGGCTACATCCCAGCTGGCGCCAGCTTTCAAATCACCGCCACACTTGCTGCAGTGTTTCTAATCTCTAAGATTCCCGGGGCGCTGGCTTGGGCCGGATTCGGGCAACTACTTCGCAACTTTTTGATGGATCCCAAGAAACGCAAAGCATTCAACTGGGTGGCTGGAGTATTGCTGGTGGCCTCGATGGTGCCGGTTCTATTCTTACGCTAA
- a CDS encoding MFS transporter produces the protein MTKTKAEGLGPSFNRLWSASLASNLADGIFKTSAPLLAATLTKDPIVISLMAALVMLPWLLFAIPIGGIVDRIDRRLLLATANAVRFLMAAYLATMVAFDLITIPILYLVVFVFGVAEVLYDTTAQSMIPQILKPKNLERGNARLEIGAVTVGEFIGAPISGILFAVAIAIPFFLGGAGVLVAGILVLTIPGNFKKLMKLDENQAPVAPTKFWSDIRFGISYLYNNKVLLKLVLFTSTLGFFWAATGSTMVLFLTQTLEVTPTFFGFVFTVPAIGAIIGSITGPKVSARYGRTNVMAFAIVTSSAVTVATGLSPTVYFFVAFGLVNSITITWWNILLMSSYHQIIPNELFGRIHGTRRTLVWGMMPIGSLMGGVIAQFGLRMPYLVAGSIALFVAILGIRFIISLKNLFPIGD, from the coding sequence GTGACCAAAACCAAAGCCGAAGGCCTAGGGCCTAGCTTTAATAGGCTCTGGTCGGCCTCCTTAGCCTCAAACCTCGCCGATGGCATATTCAAGACTTCGGCGCCACTGCTAGCGGCAACCCTTACCAAAGACCCCATTGTTATTTCACTCATGGCAGCACTTGTGATGCTGCCATGGTTGTTATTTGCAATTCCAATCGGCGGCATTGTGGATCGCATTGATAGACGGTTGCTATTAGCAACTGCGAATGCAGTGAGATTCCTAATGGCCGCCTATTTAGCCACCATGGTCGCTTTTGATCTAATTACCATTCCAATTCTCTACCTGGTGGTATTTGTCTTCGGGGTTGCCGAGGTGCTCTATGACACCACGGCCCAGTCCATGATTCCGCAAATACTAAAACCCAAGAACCTCGAGCGCGGTAACGCAAGACTAGAGATTGGTGCGGTCACGGTTGGAGAGTTCATCGGGGCGCCAATCTCCGGAATCCTCTTTGCAGTTGCGATTGCGATTCCTTTTTTCCTAGGCGGAGCCGGGGTTTTGGTGGCAGGGATATTGGTTCTGACAATTCCCGGTAATTTCAAAAAGCTCATGAAGCTCGATGAGAATCAAGCCCCAGTTGCCCCAACCAAGTTTTGGTCCGATATCCGCTTTGGCATCAGTTACCTCTATAACAATAAGGTGCTGCTCAAGCTAGTTCTTTTCACCTCAACACTTGGTTTCTTTTGGGCAGCGACCGGCTCTACCATGGTGCTCTTCCTCACTCAAACTCTAGAAGTCACCCCGACCTTCTTCGGCTTTGTCTTCACGGTGCCGGCGATCGGAGCGATCATTGGCTCGATCACCGGGCCCAAGGTTTCAGCTCGCTATGGCAGGACCAATGTAATGGCTTTTGCGATTGTCACAAGCTCGGCAGTCACAGTTGCGACCGGACTATCACCAACGGTTTATTTCTTTGTGGCATTTGGGTTGGTGAACTCCATCACCATCACCTGGTGGAATATTCTTCTAATGTCTAGCTACCACCAGATAATCCCCAATGAGCTCTTTGGCAGAATCCATGGCACCAGAAGGACTTTGGTTTGGGGCATGATGCCAATTGGTTCGCTTATGGGCGGTGTAATTGCCCAGTTTGGTTTGCGGATGCCCTATTTAGTCGCAGGAAGCATTGCACTCTTCGTTGCGATTCTGGGCATTCGATTCATAATCTCACTCAAAAATCTTTTTCCCATAGGTGATTAA
- a CDS encoding GNAT family N-acetyltransferase: MRLDSVSDPQGNPVGELVEDFTLPELPDLTSVLLGQLCRLEPLDDAKHAADLFQAFSLNQSGSLWIYMPHGPFQDEAEYRAWVLKFQNQQDPMFYALIDLETGKAVGVAAYLRIDPRAASIEVGWITFSPLMQQKPIATEAMFLMMQYAFELGYRRYEWKCNALNQPSIQAAMRLGFSFEGVFRQATIVKGRNRDTAWFSILDRDWPSAKIAFETWLDLSNFDELGVQKTRLSELTSDLLEDSWPSLRIREGQRFKLGLPKQL; the protein is encoded by the coding sequence ATGAGGCTTGACTCCGTATCTGATCCGCAGGGTAATCCCGTGGGCGAGCTGGTTGAAGATTTCACTTTGCCTGAGCTTCCCGACTTAACATCGGTATTGCTCGGCCAACTTTGCAGGCTCGAGCCGCTTGATGATGCCAAGCATGCTGCAGATTTATTTCAAGCTTTTAGTCTGAATCAATCGGGCAGCCTGTGGATCTATATGCCCCACGGGCCATTTCAGGATGAAGCCGAGTACCGAGCTTGGGTCTTGAAATTTCAGAATCAGCAAGACCCAATGTTTTACGCCTTAATAGATCTTGAAACCGGCAAGGCCGTGGGAGTAGCTGCCTACCTTCGAATAGATCCAAGGGCTGCTTCGATTGAGGTTGGTTGGATCACCTTTTCACCTCTAATGCAGCAAAAGCCGATCGCTACCGAGGCCATGTTCCTCATGATGCAATACGCCTTTGAGCTGGGTTACAGAAGGTATGAGTGGAAGTGCAATGCCTTGAATCAGCCCTCTATCCAAGCCGCCATGCGGCTCGGATTCTCCTTTGAAGGGGTGTTTCGCCAGGCAACCATTGTCAAGGGCCGTAACCGTGACACCGCTTGGTTCTCGATTCTCGATAGGGACTGGCCCAGCGCAAAGATCGCTTTTGAGACCTGGCTGGATCTAAGTAATTTTGATGAACTGGGCGTTCAGAAGACTCGGCTTTCGGAACTCACCTCTGATCTATTGGAGGACAGTTGGCCAAGCCTTCGCATCCGAGAAGGGCAGAGATTCAAACTTGGCCTTCCAAAACAACTCTAA
- a CDS encoding heavy metal translocating P-type ATPase, translating to MLIVAVPVVSLSPMFANLIGYQLPSLGWLAWVPPIFGTGMYVFGGRPFLTGAVSELRVKKPGMMLLIALAISVAFLASWGSSLGLLDQRLDFWWELALLIVIMLLGHWIEMSSLAQTTSALDSLAALLPDEAERVEGDKVVVVSPAMLKIGDVIVVRPGGQVAADGMILQGSASMDESMLTGESIAVRRGEGDLVIAGTVATDSGLRVEITAVGEGTTLAGIQKLVAEAQSSTSKAQRLADKAAGWLFWFALSAGVITAITWSLLGMPDAAVIRSITVLVIACPHALGLAIPLVVSISTERAAKAGVLIKDRLALETMRKVDTVLFDKTGTLTKGTPVVTAIESATGLSQDELLVLAAAAEADSEHPLARAIVSAAKNRNLDVPKSKDFESSPAVGVRAKVGSQVIQVGGPHLLTQESGSELPIADKWRSEGAIILHVFIDGQVAGALALADEIREESKAAIAALNQRDIEVVMITGDAEAIAATVAKELGIERFFAGVKPEDKAQKVKELQAEGRTLAMVGDGVNDAPALAQANVGIAIGAGTDVAIGSAGVILVSDDPRSVISVIDLSNAAYKKMTQNLWWAAGYNLISVPLAAGILAPIGFILPMSIGALLMSMSTIVVALNAQLLRKLDLRPESAPPVLD from the coding sequence ATGCTCATAGTGGCGGTTCCCGTGGTTTCACTCTCACCTATGTTTGCCAATTTGATTGGCTATCAGCTACCGAGCCTTGGCTGGCTGGCATGGGTGCCGCCAATTTTTGGAACTGGGATGTATGTCTTTGGGGGAAGGCCTTTTCTAACCGGGGCGGTTAGTGAATTAAGAGTCAAAAAGCCCGGCATGATGCTTCTGATTGCTCTTGCCATCAGCGTCGCATTTTTAGCCTCTTGGGGTTCAAGCCTCGGATTGCTCGATCAACGCCTGGATTTTTGGTGGGAATTAGCGCTTCTAATTGTGATCATGCTGCTCGGGCACTGGATCGAAATGAGTTCGCTGGCTCAAACTACCTCAGCACTTGACTCACTAGCCGCGCTGCTACCGGATGAGGCCGAGCGAGTGGAGGGCGACAAGGTTGTGGTGGTCTCCCCGGCGATGCTAAAAATTGGCGATGTCATTGTGGTGCGGCCAGGCGGTCAAGTCGCAGCTGACGGCATGATTTTGCAAGGGTCCGCCAGCATGGATGAATCCATGCTGACTGGCGAATCGATCGCGGTCCGAAGGGGTGAAGGCGATTTGGTTATCGCCGGAACCGTGGCAACGGACTCCGGACTTCGGGTTGAAATCACTGCGGTTGGCGAAGGAACGACGCTGGCTGGAATTCAAAAGCTCGTGGCCGAGGCTCAGTCTTCAACTTCAAAGGCTCAACGTTTAGCTGACAAGGCTGCCGGCTGGTTATTCTGGTTTGCACTGTCGGCAGGCGTAATCACGGCTATTACCTGGAGCCTCCTAGGGATGCCGGATGCTGCGGTGATTCGCAGCATTACCGTTTTAGTTATCGCTTGCCCGCATGCGCTGGGGCTAGCAATTCCGCTTGTGGTTTCAATCTCCACCGAGCGAGCTGCTAAGGCTGGGGTGCTGATCAAGGATCGCCTGGCTCTTGAAACAATGCGCAAGGTCGATACTGTTTTGTTTGACAAGACTGGAACCCTGACCAAGGGAACACCGGTTGTCACCGCAATCGAGTCGGCGACGGGTCTGAGCCAGGACGAGCTTTTGGTTCTTGCCGCAGCGGCAGAAGCTGATTCTGAGCATCCACTGGCCAGGGCTATTGTCAGCGCCGCCAAGAATAGAAATTTGGATGTTCCAAAATCCAAGGACTTTGAATCTTCACCTGCGGTGGGAGTTAGGGCCAAGGTGGGAAGCCAAGTCATTCAAGTGGGTGGGCCACATTTATTAACCCAAGAATCTGGTTCAGAGTTACCAATTGCCGATAAGTGGCGAAGCGAAGGCGCGATCATCCTGCACGTTTTTATCGACGGGCAGGTTGCAGGAGCTCTAGCGCTTGCCGATGAGATTCGAGAAGAGTCAAAGGCGGCTATTGCCGCCCTCAACCAAAGGGACATCGAAGTAGTGATGATCACCGGGGATGCCGAAGCAATCGCCGCCACCGTGGCTAAGGAATTAGGTATTGAGCGATTTTTTGCTGGCGTGAAACCTGAAGATAAGGCCCAGAAGGTCAAAGAGCTGCAAGCTGAAGGCCGAACCTTAGCAATGGTGGGGGATGGCGTGAATGACGCCCCAGCTCTGGCTCAAGCGAATGTTGGAATTGCCATTGGCGCAGGGACCGATGTCGCCATCGGTTCGGCTGGGGTGATCCTGGTGAGCGATGATCCTCGCTCGGTTATCTCGGTGATCGACCTATCCAACGCGGCTTATAAAAAGATGACGCAGAACCTCTGGTGGGCAGCCGGTTACAACCTAATCTCGGTTCCCTTAGCTGCTGGAATTCTCGCGCCTATCGGCTTTATCTTGCCAATGTCAATCGGAGCGCTTTTGATGTCAATGTCCACGATAGTTGTCGCTCTAAACGCTCAGCTATTGAGGAAGCTTGATCTAAGGCCCGAGTCAGCACCCCCGGTTTTAGATTAG